In the Candidatus Krumholzibacteriia bacterium genome, one interval contains:
- a CDS encoding tetratricopeptide repeat protein, protein MTQRWMILALGLVLIVPAAPAVAVDTDLPPALEQELDSLPDAQLRMERMAQLVEQSPNDVRYVFHHANYAFDASKLQEAMASYQRAIELEPELVGAHVNLGSVYDELGRLDDALHSYNRALELDPDEDRTLCNMGNVFFKKRQYEQAIEYFDRALEVNPQSQLAHYNMAILFADSQIYREAIVEFQKAVDIDPNSDLGRRSAENIGVIEQLMAAETPEVGEGR, encoded by the coding sequence ATGACGCAGCGTTGGATGATCCTGGCCCTGGGCCTGGTGTTGATCGTGCCGGCGGCGCCGGCGGTGGCCGTCGACACCGACCTGCCGCCCGCGTTGGAGCAGGAGCTCGATTCGCTGCCCGACGCGCAGTTGCGCATGGAGCGCATGGCCCAGTTGGTGGAGCAGTCGCCGAACGACGTGCGCTACGTCTTCCACCACGCCAACTACGCCTTCGACGCGAGCAAGCTGCAGGAGGCCATGGCCAGCTACCAGCGGGCGATCGAACTCGAGCCCGAGCTGGTCGGTGCCCACGTGAACCTGGGCAGCGTGTACGACGAACTGGGTCGTCTGGACGACGCCCTGCACAGCTACAACCGGGCGCTCGAGCTCGATCCCGACGAGGACCGCACGCTCTGCAACATGGGCAACGTGTTCTTCAAGAAGCGCCAGTACGAGCAGGCGATCGAGTACTTCGACAGGGCACTCGAGGTGAATCCGCAGTCGCAGTTGGCCCACTACAACATGGCCATCCTCTTCGCCGACTCGCAGATCTATCGCGAGGCGATCGTGGAGTTCCAGAAGGCCGTGGACATCGATCCGAACAGCGACCTCGGCCGCCGCAGCGCCGAGAACATCGGCGTGATCGAACAGCTGATGGCGGCGGAGACCCCCGAGGTGGGCGAGGGACGCTAG